The following are from one region of the Channa argus isolate prfri chromosome 6, Channa argus male v1.0, whole genome shotgun sequence genome:
- the LOC137129288 gene encoding olfactory receptor 52K1-like, which produces MEPLRDNISSHQIFILNGFNNLGALRPILFIPFSVMFIVSLSANSLLLFVVISQKSLHSPMYILIAGMAFVDLSLPLFFVPSMLLSFLFDWRGISLSGCLVQMFFVHLLGAFQSTLLLWMALDRYFAICTPLYYHENMALHRFLKFVIPLVIRNVLMITVIVSLARKLSFCFSNVIDHCFCEHMALVELACGSTAINNLVGLLTVFLIPVADFIFISASYIIIFSSVLSSGKSGVKALHTCVTHIVVMTVSLIIILVAFLSYRIRNNLPAAFRVFFSVMYLFFPSCFNPIIYGVRTTEIRQQIHKTLMCRFLFKTVPHS; this is translated from the coding sequence CTCGGAGCACTCAGGCCCATCCTCTTCATTCCATTCTCCGTCATGTTCATTGTGTCACTGTCGGCCAActccctgctgctgtttgttgtcatttcacAGAAAAGCCTCCACTCACCGATGTACATCCTCATTGCCGGCATGGCCTTCGTGGACTTGAGCCTCCCGCTGTTCTTCGTCCCCAGCATGCTGCTGAGCTTCCTGTTTGACTGGAGGGGAATCTCTCTGAGCGGCTGCTTGGTTCAGATGTTTTTCGTTCATTTGTTAGGAGCTTTTCAGTCGACACTGTTGCTGTGGATGGCTCTGGACCGATACTTTGCCATCTGCACACCACTCTACTACCATGAAAACATGGCTTTACACAGATTTCTCAAGTTTGTGATCCCCCTTGTGATCAGAAATGTCCTCATGATCACTGTGATTGTGAGTCTAGCAAGAAAATTGTCATTCTGCTTCAGTAATGTGATAGACCACTGTTTCTGTGAGCACATGGCCTTGGTGGAATTGGCCTGTGGAAGCACTGCCATTAACAACCTGGTGGGGCTGTTGACTGTGTTTCTCATCCCTGTAGCTGACTTCATCTTTATCAGTGCCTCTTACATCATCATATTCAGCTCAGTGTTGAGTTCGGGGAAATCGGGTGTTAAGGCTCTGCACACCTGTGTCACACACATTGTGGTCATGACTGTCAGCCTGATCATTATACTCGTTGCTTTTCTGTCATATCGGATCAGAAACAATCTTCCAGCAGCCTTTCGGGTTTTCTTCAGTGTGATGTACTTGTTCTTTCCAAGCTGTTTCAACCCAATCATCTATGGCGTCAGAACCACTGAAATCCGACAGCAAATCCATAAGACTCTGATGTGTCGTTTCCTTTTCAAAACTGTTCCCCATTCTTAA